One part of the Gadus macrocephalus chromosome 8, ASM3116895v1 genome encodes these proteins:
- the LOC132462666 gene encoding G-protein coupled receptor 55 isoform X2, whose product MNNTMATSNCSFEEVDHLMKTLELVFYVPIFLCGVAVNGWALFVFCFKIEWRVSTIYFTNLVLMDLILLVPLPFKMHATNHRWTAQSKDLCSFLESLYFMGMYGSVYTIACIAVDRWLGICHLFKFRKPPSPVIRDKSRRHAVFACVAVWLAVLAPPALIYGFRDHGHEDFHCFHGFSPKVWRPAIIVCLEVLGYVLPALVIVFCSVRSAGSLNDELRELSDELRELSDELRKQSDELSAKKLLSIRVIYSNMWAFLVPFTPSHLAILLQFLVALCLANVTCCLDAPCYYFAAKEVRSIMNFRRQSSLKLLLSFRRWDRADRSEEET is encoded by the exons ATGAACAA CACAATGGCAACATCCAACTGTTCCTTCGAAGAGGTGGACCACCTGATGAAGACCCTGGAGTTAGTTTTCTACGTCCCCATCTTCCTCTGCGGGGTGGCGGTCAACGGGTGGGCCCTGTTCGTGTTTTGCTTCAAAATCGAGTGGAGGGTGTCCACCATCTACTTCACCAACCTGGTCCTCATGGACCTGATTCTGCTTGTCCCGTTGCCCTTCAAGATGCACGCCACCAACCACAGGTGGACCGCGCAGAGCAAGGATCTCTGCTCCTTCCTGGAGAGCCTTTATTTCATGGGGATGTACGGCAGCGTATACACCATCGCCTGCATCGCCGTGGACCGCTGGCTTGGCATCTGCCACCTTTTCAAATTCAGGAAGCCTCCCTCGCCCGTGATTAGAGACAAGTCCAGACGTCACGCGGTCTTCGCCTGCGTGGCGGTCTGGTTGGCCGTGCTGGCCCCCCCCGCCCTGATCTACGGCTTCCGCGATCACGGCCACGAAGACTTCCACTGCTTCCACGGTTTCTCGCCGAAGGTGTGGCGCCCTGCTATCATCGTGTGCCTGGAGGTGCTCGGCTACGTCCTCCCGGCACTGGTGATCGTCTTCTGCTCCGTGCGGTCCGCGGGGAGCCTGAACGACGAGCTGAGAGAGCTGTCCGACGAGCTGAGAGAGCTGTCCGACGAGCTGAGAAAGCAGTCTGACGAGCTGAGTGCCAAGAAACTGCTCTCCATTCGGGTCATCTACAGCAACATGTGGGCCTTCCTGGTCCCCTTCACCCCCAGCCACCTTGCCATATTGCTGCAGTTCCTG GTGGCCCTGTGTCTGGCCAACGTCACCTGCTGTCTGGATGCCCCCTGCTACTACTTTGCCGCAAAAGAAGTGAGGAGTATCATGAATTTCCGTCGACAGTCTTCCTTAAAGCTTCTCTTGTCGTTTAGAAGATGGGACAGGGCCGATCGATCAGAGGAAGAGACCTGA
- the snorc gene encoding protein SNORC, translating to MAHGSGLCRFLLVLLGLSVVATRAETIGDSLPTLQGENQDTMSGDVSYDVTTKEPIQEVTDCCFTYDHEDSTHSQAVDQVEGVLGLGAITAIVIAVFLGASVLLALIVITLRKFTAS from the exons ATGGCTCACGGCAGCGGCCTCTGCAGATTCCTCCTGGTGCTTCTCGGCCTCTCGGTGGTGgccacacgcgcag agaCGATCGGAGACTCGCTGCCCACCCTGCAGGGGGAGAACCAGGACACCATGTCAGGGGACGTGTCCTATGACGTCACCACGAAGGAGCCCATCCAGGAAGTGACGGACTGCTGCTTCACCTACGACCACGAGGACTCCACCCACTCCCAGGCCGTGGATCAGGTGGAAG ggGTCCTCGGGCTAGGGGCCATCACAGCCATCGTGATCGCCGTCTTCCTCGGAGCTTCGGTCCTCCTGGCACTCATTGTCATCACCCTCCGAAAGTTCACCGCATcatag
- the LOC132462666 gene encoding G-protein coupled receptor 55 isoform X1 produces MNNTMATSNCSFEEVDHLMKTLELVFYVPIFLCGVAVNGWALFVFCFKIEWRVSTIYFTNLVLMDLILLVPLPFKMHATNHRWTAQSKDLCSFLESLYFMGMYGSVYTIACIAVDRWLGICHLFKFRKPPSPVIRDKSRRHAVFACVAVWLAVLAPPALIYGFRDHGHEDFHCFHGFSPKVWRPAIIVCLEVLGYVLPALVIVFCSVRSAGSLNDELRELSDELRELSDELRKQSDELSAKKLLSIRVIYSNMWAFLVPFTPSHLAILLQFLVHQGVIQDCWTKTKVSLFLQVALCLANVTCCLDAPCYYFAAKEVRSIMNFRRQSSLKLLLSFRRWDRADRSEEET; encoded by the exons ATGAACAA CACAATGGCAACATCCAACTGTTCCTTCGAAGAGGTGGACCACCTGATGAAGACCCTGGAGTTAGTTTTCTACGTCCCCATCTTCCTCTGCGGGGTGGCGGTCAACGGGTGGGCCCTGTTCGTGTTTTGCTTCAAAATCGAGTGGAGGGTGTCCACCATCTACTTCACCAACCTGGTCCTCATGGACCTGATTCTGCTTGTCCCGTTGCCCTTCAAGATGCACGCCACCAACCACAGGTGGACCGCGCAGAGCAAGGATCTCTGCTCCTTCCTGGAGAGCCTTTATTTCATGGGGATGTACGGCAGCGTATACACCATCGCCTGCATCGCCGTGGACCGCTGGCTTGGCATCTGCCACCTTTTCAAATTCAGGAAGCCTCCCTCGCCCGTGATTAGAGACAAGTCCAGACGTCACGCGGTCTTCGCCTGCGTGGCGGTCTGGTTGGCCGTGCTGGCCCCCCCCGCCCTGATCTACGGCTTCCGCGATCACGGCCACGAAGACTTCCACTGCTTCCACGGTTTCTCGCCGAAGGTGTGGCGCCCTGCTATCATCGTGTGCCTGGAGGTGCTCGGCTACGTCCTCCCGGCACTGGTGATCGTCTTCTGCTCCGTGCGGTCCGCGGGGAGCCTGAACGACGAGCTGAGAGAGCTGTCCGACGAGCTGAGAGAGCTGTCCGACGAGCTGAGAAAGCAGTCTGACGAGCTGAGTGCCAAGAAACTGCTCTCCATTCGGGTCATCTACAGCAACATGTGGGCCTTCCTGGTCCCCTTCACCCCCAGCCACCTTGCCATATTGCTGCAGTTCCTG GTGCATCAAGGTGTGATCCAGGACTGCTGGACCAAGACTAAGGTCAGTCTGTTCCTTCAGGTGGCCCTGTGTCTGGCCAACGTCACCTGCTGTCTGGATGCCCCCTGCTACTACTTTGCCGCAAAAGAAGTGAGGAGTATCATGAATTTCCGTCGACAGTCTTCCTTAAAGCTTCTCTTGTCGTTTAGAAGATGGGACAGGGCCGATCGATCAGAGGAAGAGACCTGA